GTCGTCGCGTCTGGTGCGAGTCGCCGACCAGGTGCTCGGCGGCAAGAAGGTGCCTGTTCACGCGAACCGAGGGCTCGCGGGCATCGACGGCACGGTGGCGACCGGCATCGGCATCGCCCTGGCCAGCCAAGGCGACGGCGCGCCGGGAGTGACCCGCGTGCTGCTCGGCGACCTGGCCTTCCTGCACGACGTCGGTGCGCTGCTGCTGCCCGGCGACGAACCCGCCCCGCGCATTCAGGTGATCGTCGGCAATGACGGCGGAGGCACCATCTTCGACGGACTGGAGGTCGCCTCCTCCGCCCAGCAGGTCGACCTCGACCGAGCGTTCTACACTCCGCACGCCGCGCAGCTGGCCGACCTCGCCGCCGCCTACGGGTGGGACTTCCTGCAGGTGAGCACCCGCTCGGCGCTCGACCAGGCGCTGACCTCTGCGATCTCGGGCCCGCAGATCATCGAGGTTCCGCTCGAGCGCTGAGCCGCGCTCGCCCACAGCGCGCGGTCAGTCGAGGCGCTGGGCGATCTCGCCCAGATCTGCGCTCGCGTAGCGGTCTTCGGAAGCCGTCGCGTCCGGACCGCCGGCCTCGAGTTCGTACAGGTCGCTCTTCTGCGGGGCGACGGCCTGCGCCTCCACGGGCTGCGTCTCGGTGAGCACGTCGTCGAGCCCCTGCAGCGCACTGAACCTGCGGGCCTGCGTGACGACGTTGCGGTCGAGTGACCCGGCGAACCTGTTGTAGGCGTCGACGGTCGAGTTGAGACTGCGCCCGAGCTTGGCCAGGTGCTGTCCGAGCGTTCCGAGGCGCTTGTGCAGCTCTTTGCCCACGGTGAAGATCTGTTGAGCCTCCTGAGCCAGCTGGTCCTGCCGCCACGCGTGTCCCACGGTGCGCAGCAGCGCGATGAGCGTCGAAGGCGTCGCGATCACGACGTTGCGCTCGAAGGCGTACTCGTAGAGCGTCGCGTCCTGATCGAGCGCCGCCGCGAGAAACGGCTCTGCGGGCACGAACATCACCACGAACTCGGGTGATCCCGCGACGACATCCCAGTACTCCTTGGCGCCGAGGTCGTCGATGTGCTTCTTCAGATGGCGCGCGTGCGCCGCCAGCCGCTGCGCGCGGACGGCCTCGTCGGTGGCCTCCATCGCCTCGAGATACCCGCTGAACGCGACCTTCGAGTCGACGACGACGCGCTTGTCGCCGGCGAGGTGCACGACCAGGTCGGGCCGCAGCGCGCCGTCGTCGGTGCTGTGATGCATCTGCTCGTCGAAGTCGACGTGATTGACCATGCCCGACGCCTCGACCACACGCCGCAGCTGCAGCTCGCCCCAGCGCCCGCGCACCTGGGGCGCCCGCAGGGCGTTGACGAGGTTGCGGGTCTCCGAACCGAGCGTCTCCGACGACTGGCGCATG
The window above is part of the Microbacterium sp. nov. GSS16 genome. Proteins encoded here:
- the rmuC gene encoding DNA recombination protein RmuC, whose translation is MDTIVLVVIAVIAAALAGALGFVLGAQRVHSAHAGRQAEAGAALLRVAALERDAEALRAENSARVQEERTLADRRVAEVRQLGERAVADARREAEERREHERVEHARRLAEVREEADADVLAERRRAAERLEELKADQKRLADEFDALSRRALEANTKAFLQQAEERLKRSQSEGAAELQKRQDAVQQLIEPIQKTLDTVKSEMTTAEKARLEAHAALAEQLQIMRQSSETLGSETRNLVNALRAPQVRGRWGELQLRRVVEASGMVNHVDFDEQMHHSTDDGALRPDLVVHLAGDKRVVVDSKVAFSGYLEAMEATDEAVRAQRLAAHARHLKKHIDDLGAKEYWDVVAGSPEFVVMFVPAEPFLAAALDQDATLYEYAFERNVVIATPSTLIALLRTVGHAWRQDQLAQEAQQIFTVGKELHKRLGTLGQHLAKLGRSLNSTVDAYNRFAGSLDRNVVTQARRFSALQGLDDVLTETQPVEAQAVAPQKSDLYELEAGGPDATASEDRYASADLGEIAQRLD